A single region of the Vicia villosa cultivar HV-30 ecotype Madison, WI linkage group LG4, Vvil1.0, whole genome shotgun sequence genome encodes:
- the LOC131599598 gene encoding chitinase 2-like, which produces MTKFIFREYIGVKPSSTSLRDFPTDIINSNRFEFQFILGFASEEYNQDGKGNGNFKETWDVEYFGPDKVKEFKKNNPNVKVVISIGGRDVETPFFPAEETVWTRQAVNSLKVLIGKYNNESGNIIDGIDINYETIKTSNDLFVNCIGEVITKLKNDGNLNIDVVSIAPSEKNESHYRDLFYANSANINWVDYQFYNQKNIVSTVKDFVVIFDNLIKGYPPQKVLPGISTDPNDAKDNKISRETFIAGCIQLKKHSKLNGVFLWNANDSAHPPPGEHEPFVVEHSLQDLLTKSVEQLLDR; this is translated from the coding sequence ATGACTAAATTTATCTTTCGTGAATACATTGGTGTGAAGCCATCCTCAACAAGTTTACGTGATTTTCCAACTGATATCATCAACTCAAATAGATTTGAATTCCAATTCATTTTGGGCTTTGCAAGTGAGGAGTATAACCAAGATGGGAAAGGCAACGGAAATTTCAAAGAAACTTGGGATGTGGAATACTTTGGCCCAGATAAAGTGAAAGAGTTCAAGAAAAATAATCCAAATGTAAAGGTGGTGATAAGCATTGGAGGTCGTGATGTTGAAACTCCATTCTTTCCTGCTGAGGAAACTGTATGGACTAGGCAGGCTGTAAATTCACTCAAAGTGCTCATCGGAAAATACAACAATGAAAGCGGCAACATAATTGATGGCATTGACATTAATTATGAAACTATCAAAACTAGTAATGACTTGTTTGTTAACTGCATAGGAGAAGTTATAACAAAACTCAAGAATGATGGTAACCTAAATATTGATGTGGTGTCCATTGCTCCATCTGAGAAAAACGAATCCCACTACCGTGATTTGTTTTATGCAAACAGCGCCAATATCAATTGGGTTGACTACCAATTCTACaatcaaaaaaatattgtatCCACGGTTAAGGACTTTGTAGTGATCTTTGACAATCTAATCAAAGGCTACCCTCCTCAGAAAGTCCTTCCCGGAATTAGCACCGACCCGAATGACGCTAAGGATAATAAGATATCACGAGAGACTTTTATTGCCGGCTGCATACAACTCAAAAAACACTCAAAACTCAATGGTGTTTTTCTCTGGAACGCTAATGACTCTGCACATCCCCCTCCTGGTGAGCACGAACCTTTTGTTGTAGAGCATAGCTTGCAGGACCTCCTCACCAAATCAGTTGAGCAGTTACTCGATCGCTAG